The Chroicocephalus ridibundus chromosome 3, bChrRid1.1, whole genome shotgun sequence genome has a segment encoding these proteins:
- the LOC134512867 gene encoding potassium channel subfamily K member 17-like: MVAAARRQRRWGLPALLVAYVGYVGLGAGVLQALERPAEVRAAQHLLQEHWELLANHTCLRGPALQRLVQGIVQAYKSGITLQGNTTSLGRWDFSGSFFFSISAITTIGYGNLSPSTVAGRIFCIVFALFGIPLNLVLLNEIGQLMLLGVQRCARHLEEVFHWQKKASLLIKTCALVTGLLLFLLLPPLLFSDKEGWSYEEGFYYSFITLSTIGFGDYVIGMNPDRTYPGWYKNVISLWILFGMAWLALVIKFCINFLESSSDFCQCNKKSTEVAEDLMDGNKNSTTGLHDVEICNDKDTKTKEPNESHTYTAPAEAL; this comes from the exons atggtggcggcggcgcggcgccagcggcgctgggggctgccggcGCTGCTGGTGGCCTATGTGGGctacgtggggctgggggctggcgtACTGCAGGCGCTGGAGCGGCCGGCCGAGGTGCGGGCGGCCCAGCACCTCCTCCAAGAGCACTGGGAGCTGCTCGCCAACCACACCTGCCTGCGGGGGCCCGCCCTGCAGCGACTCGTCCAG GGTATCGTCCAAGCCTACAAGAGTGGCATAACCCTCCAGGGAAACACCACAAGCCTGGGCAGGTGGGACTTCAGTGGgtctttcttcttctccatctctgcaaTAACAACTATTG GCTATGGGAACCTGAGCCCCAGCACTGTGGCTGGCCGAATCTTCTGCATCGTGTTTGCGCTCTTTGGGATCCCCTTGAACCTTGTACTCCTGAATGAAATCGGGCAGCTGATGCTGCTGGGGGTTCAGCGTTGTGCCCGTCACCTAGAGGAGGTGTTTCACTGGCAG AAAAAAGCTTCCCTCCTGATTAAGACCTGTGCACTGGTAACTGGTTTGTTGTTGTTCCTCCTGCTACCTCCCTTGTTGTTCTCTGACAAAGAAGGCTGGTCTTACGAAGAAGGCTTCTACTATTCCTTCATCACCCTCAGCACGATAGGGTTTGGAGATTATGTGATTG GGATGAACCCAGACCGCACCTATCCAGGCTGGTACAAGAATGTAATCTCTCTGTGGATCCTCTTTGGGATGGCCTGGCTAGCACTCGTTATCAAGTTTTGCATCAACTTTCTAGAGAGCTCCAGCGACTTCTGTCAGTGCAACAAGAAGAGCACAGAGGTGGCAGAAGACTTAATGGATGGCAACAAAAATAGTACAACGGGACTTCATGATGTGGAGATCTGCAATGACAAAGACACAAAAACAAAAGAACCAAATGAATCTCACACCTACACAGCTCCTGCAGAAGCACTCTAG
- the LOC134512868 gene encoding potassium channel subfamily K member 16-like: MPLLSVHNQQISWTPLLVLGYLFYLLLGAMVFQLLEKQAETHFRDQFQMEKLKFLQNYTCLDRQALERFVQVLMEAWEKGVNPEGNSTNPSNWDFSNSFFFAGTVVTTIGYGNLSPSTVAGQIFCVFYALFGVPLNLAFLNQLGKGLNAHLITLERWVQKPGRAQVVQTLAVTIFLTAGTLLFLVFPPLVFSYVEGWSYGEGFYFTFITLSTIGFGDYVVGTNPNKHYIPVYRSLTAIWIVFGLAWLALVFNVGADLMEKFLQLKWHKPDLSLAEGATIKLEDEPEQPRIHIPS; the protein is encoded by the exons ATGCCCCTCCTCAGCGTACACAACCAGCAGATCAGCTGGACTCCGCTGCTGGTACTGGGGTATCTCTTTTACCTCCTTCTGGGTGCTATGGTGttccagctgctggagaagcaggcAGAGACCCATTTTCGGGACCAGTTCCAGATGGAGAAGCTCAAGTTCCTGCAGAACTACACATGCTTGGACAGGCAAGCGCTGGAGCGGTTTGTACAG GTCCTCATGGAAGCATGGGAAAAGGGGGTCAACCCAGAAGGAAACTCCACGAATCCAAGTAACTGGGACTTCAGCAACTCCTTCTTTTTTGCAGGAACTGTTGTCACCACTATAG gttatGGTAACCTGTCCCCAAGCACGGTGGCAGGGCAGATCTTCTGTGTGTTCTATGCCTTATTCGGAGTGCCGCTCAACCTGGCCTTCCTTAATCAGTTGGGGAAAGGTCTTAATGCTCATCTGATTACCTTGGAAAGATGGGTGCAAAAGCCAGGCCGTGCCCAG gtggTTCAAACACTGGCAGTGACCATCTTCCTGACCGCTGGGACCTTGCTTTTTCTAGTGTTCCCACCATTGGTCTTCAGTTACGTAGAAGGCTGGAGCTACGGAGAAGGCTTTTACTTCACCTTCATCACCCTGAGCACCATTGGATTTGGGGACTATGTAGTAG GCACAAACCCCAACAAGCACTATATCCCAGTGTACAGGAGCCTGACTGCGATTTGGATTGTTTTTGGCTTGGCCTGGCTGGCTCTGGTCTTCAATGTGGGAGCTGACTTGATGGAAAAATTCCTTCAGCTAAAGTGGCACAAGCCTGACTTAAGCTTGGCAGAAGGAGCCACAATCAAACTGGAAGATGAACCGGAGCAGCCTAGAATCCACATCCCCAGCTGA